From a region of the Xanthomonas rydalmerensis genome:
- the cyoD gene encoding cytochrome o ubiquinol oxidase subunit IV: MANHHSSSDAHAEHGHGGGLKSYLVGFVLAVILTVIPFGMVMSGAFPRGVTVIVIAVLAAVQMLVHLIYFLHMDRSAEQRSNVHVGLFSLLIIGIVVVGSLWVMHNLNVNMMH; encoded by the coding sequence ATGGCCAACCACCACTCTTCCTCCGACGCGCACGCCGAGCACGGCCATGGCGGCGGCCTGAAGTCCTACCTGGTCGGCTTCGTGCTGGCGGTGATCCTGACCGTGATCCCGTTCGGCATGGTGATGAGCGGGGCGTTCCCGCGCGGCGTCACCGTCATCGTCATCGCGGTGCTGGCCGCGGTGCAGATGCTGGTGCACCTGATCTACTTCCTGCACATGGACCGTTCGGCCGAACAGCGCTCCAACGTGCACGTGGGCCTGTTCTCGCTGCTGATCATCGGCATCGTGGTGGTCGGCTCGCTGTGGGTCATGCACAACCTCAACGTCAACATGATGCACTGA
- the cyoB gene encoding cytochrome o ubiquinol oxidase subunit I: MLGKLTLEAVPYHEPIIMAALGGAGLLGLLVVAAVTKYKLWGYLWKEWFTSVDHKRIGVMYIVVALVMLLRGFADAAMMRTQQAIAHGGNEGIFPPHHYDQIFTAHGVIMIFFMAMPFMTGLLNLIVPLQIGARDVAFPFLNSLSFWLFVAGAALVNISLGVGEFAQTGWLAYPPLSGLEYSPGVGVDYYIWALQISGLGTLLTGINFFVTIMRMRAPGMTLMRMPIFTWTALITNILIIAAFPILTVALALLGADRYLGTHFFTNDGGGNAMMYVNLIWIWGHPEVYILILPAFGIFSELIATFSRKRLFGYTSMVYATSCIGVLSFIVWLHHFFTMGSGANVNAFFGITTMIISIPTGVKIFNWLFTMFRGRVHMTAPVLWTIGFMITFTIGGMTGVMLAIPAVDFVLHNSLFLIAHFHNVIIGGVVFGYLAGLTYWFPKAFGFKLNEKLGKASFWCWIIGFFVAFMPLYVLGFMGMTRRMNSYNHPEWAPWLMVAAAGAAIIGIGIFLNLVQIGYSIWKRKENLDLTGDPWDGRTLEWATSSPPPFYNFAVLPHIDDRDQFWEDKLKGKGWTRPAKYEPIHMPRNTAAGFWIGAFSIVLGFGLTWHIWWMAVIGLVGMIGSFIARTFDDDIDYWVPAEEVERIENARFALLEQQHAANAAKAV, encoded by the coding sequence ATGCTAGGCAAACTCACGCTCGAGGCGGTTCCGTACCACGAGCCGATCATCATGGCGGCGCTCGGCGGCGCCGGCCTGCTCGGCCTGCTGGTGGTGGCGGCCGTCACCAAGTACAAGCTGTGGGGCTATCTCTGGAAGGAGTGGTTCACCTCGGTCGACCACAAGCGCATCGGCGTCATGTACATCGTGGTGGCGTTGGTCATGCTGCTGCGCGGCTTCGCCGACGCGGCGATGATGCGCACCCAGCAGGCGATCGCGCACGGCGGTAACGAGGGCATCTTCCCGCCGCACCACTACGATCAGATCTTCACCGCGCACGGCGTGATCATGATCTTCTTCATGGCCATGCCGTTCATGACCGGCCTGTTGAACCTGATCGTGCCGCTGCAGATCGGCGCGCGCGACGTGGCGTTCCCGTTCCTGAACTCGCTGAGCTTCTGGCTGTTCGTGGCCGGCGCGGCGCTGGTCAACATCTCCCTGGGCGTGGGCGAGTTCGCGCAGACCGGCTGGCTGGCCTACCCGCCGCTGTCCGGGCTGGAATACAGTCCAGGCGTCGGTGTCGACTACTACATCTGGGCGTTGCAGATCTCGGGCCTGGGCACATTGCTCACCGGCATCAACTTCTTCGTGACGATCATGCGCATGCGCGCGCCGGGCATGACCCTGATGCGCATGCCGATCTTCACCTGGACCGCGCTGATCACCAACATCCTGATCATCGCCGCGTTCCCGATCCTGACCGTGGCGCTGGCGCTGCTGGGTGCGGACCGCTACCTGGGCACGCACTTCTTCACCAACGACGGTGGCGGCAACGCCATGATGTACGTCAACCTGATCTGGATCTGGGGCCACCCGGAGGTCTACATCCTGATCCTGCCGGCGTTCGGCATCTTCTCCGAGCTGATCGCCACCTTCAGCCGCAAGCGCCTGTTCGGCTACACCTCGATGGTGTACGCGACCTCGTGCATCGGCGTGCTGTCGTTCATCGTGTGGCTGCACCACTTCTTCACCATGGGCTCGGGCGCCAACGTCAATGCCTTCTTCGGCATCACGACGATGATCATCTCGATCCCCACCGGCGTGAAGATCTTCAACTGGCTGTTCACCATGTTCCGCGGCCGCGTGCACATGACCGCGCCGGTGCTGTGGACCATCGGCTTCATGATCACCTTCACCATCGGCGGCATGACCGGCGTGATGCTGGCGATCCCGGCGGTGGACTTCGTGCTGCACAACAGCCTGTTCCTGATCGCGCACTTCCATAACGTGATCATCGGCGGCGTGGTGTTCGGCTACCTGGCGGGCCTGACCTACTGGTTCCCGAAGGCGTTCGGCTTCAAGCTCAACGAAAAGCTAGGCAAGGCTTCGTTCTGGTGCTGGATCATCGGCTTCTTCGTCGCCTTCATGCCGCTGTACGTGCTCGGCTTCATGGGCATGACCCGGCGCATGAACAGCTACAATCACCCGGAGTGGGCGCCGTGGCTGATGGTGGCCGCGGCGGGTGCGGCGATCATCGGCATCGGCATCTTCCTGAACCTGGTGCAGATCGGCTACAGCATCTGGAAGCGCAAGGAGAACCTGGACCTGACCGGCGACCCGTGGGACGGCCGGACCCTGGAGTGGGCGACCTCCTCGCCGCCGCCGTTCTACAACTTCGCGGTGCTGCCGCACATCGACGACCGCGACCAGTTCTGGGAAGACAAGCTCAAGGGCAAGGGCTGGACGCGTCCGGCCAAGTACGAACCGATCCACATGCCGCGCAACACCGCGGCGGGCTTCTGGATCGGCGCCTTCAGCATCGTCCTGGGCTTCGGTCTGACTTGGCACATCTGGTGGATGGCGGTGATCGGCCTGGTCGGCATGATCGGCAGCTTCATCGCGCGCACCTTCGATGACGACATCGATTACTGGGTCCCGGCGGAGGAAGTGGAACGCATCGAGAACGCGCGTTTCGCCCTGCTGGAACAGCAACACGCGGCCAACGCCGCAAAGGCGGTCTGA
- a CDS encoding SDR family NAD(P)-dependent oxidoreductase, which yields MTATTFEGVDVVITGGSDGIGFGLARRFLAAGSRVLVTGRDSGKLERAASAAPGLHTLVNDIGVAEERERLAQYLQAQCPGLRVVVNNAGIQRRVSLADDQAPWVERQREIEILFSAVVHLNHLLIPLLLKQGEPCLIANVSSGGALIPQPFAPVYSACKAAIRSYTANLRFALSATPVRVVEIIPPAVRTGLAGTGVAHGADLEVFCDAIFAGLEAGQADELGFGMTDSAELRQRLAVDRALFDGFSGRFPVRTY from the coding sequence ATGACAGCAACGACGTTCGAAGGCGTGGATGTGGTGATCACTGGTGGAAGCGATGGCATCGGCTTCGGCCTTGCCCGGCGCTTCCTGGCGGCAGGCAGCCGGGTGCTGGTCACCGGTCGCGACTCAGGCAAGCTCGAACGTGCCGCGTCGGCGGCGCCCGGCCTGCACACGCTGGTCAACGACATCGGGGTGGCCGAGGAGCGCGAGCGACTCGCGCAGTATCTGCAGGCGCAGTGCCCGGGGTTGCGCGTGGTGGTCAACAACGCAGGTATCCAACGACGGGTGTCGCTCGCCGACGACCAGGCGCCTTGGGTGGAGCGCCAGCGCGAAATAGAGATCCTGTTTTCTGCCGTCGTGCATCTGAATCATCTGCTGATCCCGCTGTTGCTCAAGCAGGGAGAGCCATGCCTTATCGCCAATGTATCGTCCGGCGGCGCCTTGATCCCGCAACCATTCGCACCGGTCTACAGCGCCTGCAAGGCCGCGATCCGTAGCTACACCGCCAACCTCAGGTTCGCGCTGTCGGCGACGCCGGTTCGCGTCGTGGAAATCATCCCGCCCGCCGTCCGCACCGGCCTGGCGGGCACGGGCGTGGCGCATGGCGCGGACCTGGAGGTGTTCTGCGACGCGATCTTCGCCGGGCTCGAGGCAGGGCAGGCCGATGAACTCGGCTTCGGGATGACCGACTCGGCGGAGCTTCGGCAGCGTCTGGCCGTCGACCGCGCCTTGTTCGACGGTTTTTCCGGGCGTTTTCCGGTGCGCACGTATTGA
- a CDS encoding bifunctional riboflavin kinase/FAD synthetase, producing MSRLFRDVEGGTLFPQGSVVCIGAFDGLHLGHRALVRQAIARARAADVPAVALSFEPLPREFFAPAAPPPRLTLARAKVQGLHRLGIDSVGLLRFDRRMASMSAEDFVQRVLVERLRAREVWIGPAFRFGHKRGGDIALLRALGAQHGFAADEIAPVHLREERISSTRIRELLVAGEFAHAAELLGRPYAIGGRVVRGKQLGRTLGYPTANLRFARTPALSGIYATWVHGVAAQPWPSVSSFGTRPTVQGVEPLLEAHLFDFQGDLYGRHIEVEFVAKLRDEETFADLPALTAQMHRDAALARQLLAAPAATGLPPVSAAPRADLPLKTTDR from the coding sequence ATGAGCAGGCTGTTTAGAGACGTCGAGGGCGGGACCCTGTTCCCGCAGGGAAGCGTGGTCTGCATCGGCGCCTTCGATGGCCTGCACCTGGGCCACCGCGCGCTGGTGCGGCAGGCGATCGCGCGCGCGCGCGCGGCGGACGTGCCGGCGGTGGCGCTGAGCTTCGAGCCGCTGCCGCGGGAGTTCTTCGCCCCGGCCGCGCCGCCGCCGCGGCTGACCCTGGCCCGGGCCAAGGTGCAGGGCCTGCACCGGCTCGGCATCGACAGCGTCGGCCTGCTGCGCTTCGACCGGCGCATGGCGTCGATGAGCGCCGAGGACTTCGTGCAGCGCGTGCTGGTCGAGCGCCTGCGCGCGCGCGAGGTCTGGATCGGCCCGGCGTTCCGCTTCGGCCACAAGCGCGGCGGCGACATCGCGCTGCTGCGCGCGCTGGGCGCCCAGCACGGCTTCGCCGCCGACGAGATCGCGCCGGTGCACCTGCGCGAGGAGCGCATCTCCAGCACCCGCATCCGCGAGTTGCTGGTGGCCGGCGAGTTCGCCCATGCCGCCGAGCTGCTCGGTCGCCCGTATGCGATCGGCGGCCGCGTGGTGCGCGGCAAGCAGCTCGGGCGCACGCTCGGCTATCCCACCGCCAACCTGCGCTTCGCCCGCACCCCGGCGCTGTCCGGCATCTACGCCACCTGGGTGCACGGGGTGGCGGCACAGCCGTGGCCGTCGGTGTCCAGCTTCGGCACCCGCCCGACCGTGCAGGGCGTGGAGCCGCTGCTGGAAGCGCACCTGTTCGATTTCCAGGGCGACCTGTACGGTCGCCACATCGAGGTGGAGTTCGTCGCCAAGCTGCGCGACGAGGAAACCTTCGCCGATCTGCCGGCGCTGACCGCGCAGATGCACCGCGACGCCGCGCTGGCGCGGCAACTGCTCGCCGCGCCGGCCGCCACGGGCCTGCCTCCCGTGTCCGCCGCCCCGCGCGCGGACCTCCCCCTGAAGACCACCGACCGGTAA
- the cyoA gene encoding ubiquinol oxidase subunit II, protein MIPLKQLRRSLRSGLLLLAALLLAGCNSAILNPKGQIGHDEKTLLITSVVLMLLVVIPVIVMTLAFAWRYRASNTKARYEPNWSHSTAIEVVVWSIPCMIILVLAVLTWRSSHALDPYKPLDSKVKPITIEAVALDWKWMFIYPEQGIATVNEIAFPVDTPLNFKITSDTVMNSFFIPHLGTQIYAMAGMETKLHLIANEPGEMFGLSANYSGHGFSKMGFAAHATDRAGFDAWVAKVKASQKTLDQAEFQVLAANRNDKAAYPVTYYASVQDGLFKSLIDKYMMGKGHKMEGHDAHPASAAEPVAMCTSGDK, encoded by the coding sequence ATGATTCCGTTGAAACAACTCCGGCGCTCGCTGCGCTCCGGTCTGTTGCTGCTGGCCGCGCTGCTGCTGGCCGGCTGCAACTCGGCCATCCTCAACCCCAAGGGTCAGATCGGCCACGACGAGAAGACGCTGCTGATCACCTCGGTGGTGCTGATGCTGCTGGTGGTGATCCCGGTCATCGTGATGACCCTGGCCTTCGCCTGGCGCTACCGCGCGTCCAACACCAAGGCCCGCTACGAGCCGAACTGGTCGCACTCCACCGCGATCGAGGTGGTGGTGTGGTCGATCCCGTGCATGATCATCCTGGTCCTGGCGGTGCTGACCTGGCGCTCCTCGCATGCGCTGGATCCGTACAAGCCGCTGGATTCCAAGGTCAAGCCGATCACCATCGAGGCGGTGGCGCTGGACTGGAAGTGGATGTTCATCTACCCGGAGCAGGGCATCGCCACGGTCAACGAGATCGCGTTCCCGGTCGATACGCCGCTGAACTTCAAGATCACCTCCGACACGGTGATGAACTCGTTCTTCATCCCGCACCTGGGCACGCAGATCTACGCGATGGCCGGCATGGAGACCAAGCTGCACCTGATCGCCAACGAGCCGGGCGAGATGTTCGGCCTGTCGGCGAACTACAGCGGCCACGGCTTCTCGAAGATGGGCTTCGCCGCGCATGCCACCGACCGCGCCGGCTTCGACGCGTGGGTGGCCAAGGTCAAGGCGTCGCAGAAGACCCTGGACCAGGCCGAGTTCCAGGTGCTGGCGGCCAACCGCAACGACAAGGCCGCCTACCCGGTGACCTACTACGCCTCGGTGCAGGACGGTTTGTTCAAGTCGTTGATCGACAAATACATGATGGGCAAGGGCCACAAGATGGAAGGCCACGACGCTCATCCGGCATCGGCTGCTGAGCCGGTCGCCATGTGCACTTCTGGAGACAAGTGA
- a CDS encoding MarR family winged helix-turn-helix transcriptional regulator: MNQARLSTRELAIWHAFKQMSQAVMAAVEKELTDHTGLTGSDFGVLSRLMDLGKGELRQQALADSMGWHKSRLSHQLTRMQARGLVRRSDAEPRVVTVAITALGQEKIAAARPIHAAAVRTWLLDRLSAEEANVLLQLSGRLGRS, from the coding sequence ATGAACCAAGCACGCCTTTCCACCCGCGAACTAGCGATCTGGCACGCCTTCAAGCAGATGAGCCAGGCGGTGATGGCGGCGGTCGAAAAGGAGCTGACCGACCACACAGGCCTGACCGGCAGCGACTTCGGCGTGCTGTCGCGACTGATGGATCTGGGCAAGGGCGAACTGCGCCAACAGGCGCTCGCCGATTCCATGGGATGGCACAAGAGTCGGCTATCGCACCAGCTCACGCGCATGCAGGCACGCGGCCTCGTTCGCCGCAGCGACGCCGAACCGCGCGTGGTGACCGTCGCCATCACCGCCTTGGGCCAGGAGAAGATCGCCGCGGCGCGGCCGATCCATGCGGCCGCGGTCAGAACCTGGCTGCTGGATCGCCTCAGCGCCGAGGAGGCGAACGTGCTGCTGCAGCTTTCCGGCAGGCTCGGCCGGAGCTGA
- the lspA gene encoding signal peptidase II, translating to MTARPNPSALIWLLLSAVVIGLDQWSKAWVLSSLPEFTAVPVIPGFWNWYRTYNTGAAFSFLSQAGGWQLWFFTALAVGISALLAWWLARTPRGEWRSALPYALVIGGAIGNVIDRLMHGHVVDFIQWYVGEHYWPSFNIADSAIVAGAIGIALFGVFDGKAKRKAG from the coding sequence ATGACCGCACGACCCAACCCCTCCGCCCTGATCTGGCTGCTGCTGTCGGCCGTGGTGATCGGCCTGGACCAGTGGAGCAAGGCCTGGGTGCTGTCCAGCCTGCCCGAGTTCACCGCGGTGCCGGTGATTCCCGGCTTCTGGAACTGGTATCGGACCTACAACACCGGTGCGGCGTTCAGTTTCCTGAGCCAGGCCGGCGGCTGGCAGCTGTGGTTCTTCACCGCGCTGGCGGTGGGCATCAGCGCCCTGCTGGCCTGGTGGTTGGCGCGCACCCCGCGCGGCGAGTGGCGCAGCGCGCTGCCGTACGCGCTGGTGATCGGTGGCGCGATCGGCAACGTGATCGACCGGCTGATGCACGGCCACGTGGTCGATTTCATCCAGTGGTACGTGGGCGAGCACTACTGGCCCTCGTTCAACATCGCCGACTCGGCGATCGTCGCCGGCGCCATCGGTATCGCCCTGTTCGGCGTGTTCGACGGCAAGGCGAAGCGAAAAGCGGGATAA
- the cyoC gene encoding cytochrome o ubiquinol oxidase subunit III, with protein sequence MASTTLDPHAAHAGGHDHDHEHHDAGGNTVFGFWVYLMSDCLIFAGLFATYAVLAGATVDGPTAKELFDLKFVLVETFLLLFSSLSFGFAMISANKRSMGGLYGWLAVTAALGLGFLGMELYEFHHLIQEGAGPGRSAFLSAFFTLVGTHGLHVTSGLLWMAVLVIQIARNGLTPRNMTRLACLSLFWHFLDVIWIGVFTIVYLLGAL encoded by the coding sequence ATGGCTTCCACGACGCTCGATCCCCACGCCGCCCACGCGGGCGGCCACGACCACGACCACGAACATCACGACGCGGGCGGCAACACCGTCTTCGGGTTCTGGGTCTACCTGATGAGCGACTGCCTCATCTTCGCCGGCCTGTTCGCCACCTACGCGGTGCTGGCCGGCGCGACGGTGGACGGCCCGACCGCCAAGGAACTGTTCGACCTGAAGTTCGTGCTGGTGGAAACCTTCCTGCTGTTGTTCAGCAGCCTGAGTTTCGGCTTCGCGATGATCTCGGCGAACAAGCGCAGCATGGGCGGCCTGTACGGCTGGCTGGCGGTCACCGCGGCGCTGGGCCTGGGCTTCCTGGGCATGGAGTTGTACGAGTTCCACCACCTGATCCAGGAGGGCGCCGGCCCCGGCCGTAGCGCGTTCCTGTCGGCGTTCTTCACTCTGGTCGGCACCCACGGTCTGCACGTGACCTCGGGCCTGCTGTGGATGGCCGTGCTGGTGATCCAGATCGCCAGGAACGGCCTGACCCCGCGCAATATGACCCGCCTGGCGTGCCTGAGCCTGTTCTGGCACTTCCTGGACGTGATCTGGATCGGCGTGTTCACCATCGTCTACCTGCTGGGAGCGCTGTAA
- the ileS gene encoding isoleucine--tRNA ligase, translated as MTQDYKATLHLPATEFPMRGDLPKREPDILARWESEGLYTRLRDNAQGRPLFVLHDGPPYANGAIHLGHAVNKILKDIIVKSKYLSGFDAPYIPGWDCHGLPIEIAIEKKFGKVGVKLDAVEFRQKCREYANEQIDLQRRDFKRLGVIGDWDNPYRTLDFHFEANEIRALARIVENGHLTRGVKPVHWCFDCGSALAEAEIEYADKQSPTVDVAYPARDGAALAAAFGATLPEGAEVAVPIWTTTPWTLPASLAVSLGPELVYALVEGPARDGRRRWLVLADALAERALQRYGVDEVVVHGRVAGAALEHQVLAHPFYDERDVPVILGTHVSDTDGTGAVHTAPGHGQEDYAAVKPYGLLERYGAAQINPVDARGVYLPSTPAADGTELAGLHIWKASDVIADLLAARGLLLARASMVHSYPHCWRHKTPIAFRATPQWFISMEQANLRADALKAIEGVHWYPTWGQARIAGMVAGRPDWTISRQRTWGVPIALFVHRETGEPHPRSTELMRQVADRVEEGGVDVWYTLDAADLLGEEAADYDKITDILDVWFDSGVTHEAVLTERGLPKPADLYLEGSDQHRGWFQSSLLTGVALDHAAPYRQCLTHGFTVDEHGRKMSKSLGNGIEPQDIMKTLGADILRLWIASADYSNEMSLSQEILKRNADAYRRLRNTARFLLGNLHGFNPAVHLRPLPELVALDRWIVHRANEVQEQIKAAYARYDFAAIVQALLNFCSVDLGSLYLDVTKDRLYTMAEDSLGRRSAQTAMFHVAEAFVRWIAPILSFTADELWGYLPGAHLGNVLFATWYEGLAPLPEDAALSAADFEQLLALREQVAKVLEPMRGNGVIGAALEAEITVAADAATAAKLQPLQDELRFLFISGDVVVREATTDEIFVSAQATEKPKCVRCWHYRADVGADPAHPELCGRCVSNIEGPGEERHWF; from the coding sequence GTGACCCAGGACTACAAAGCCACCCTCCACCTGCCGGCGACCGAGTTCCCGATGCGCGGCGACCTGCCCAAGCGCGAGCCGGACATCCTGGCGCGCTGGGAGAGCGAGGGCCTGTACACGCGGCTGCGCGACAACGCCCAGGGCCGGCCGCTGTTCGTGCTGCACGACGGCCCGCCGTACGCCAACGGCGCGATCCACCTCGGGCATGCGGTCAACAAGATCCTCAAGGACATCATCGTCAAGTCCAAGTACCTGTCCGGCTTCGATGCGCCGTACATCCCGGGCTGGGACTGCCACGGCCTGCCGATCGAGATCGCGATCGAGAAGAAGTTCGGCAAGGTCGGGGTCAAGCTGGATGCGGTGGAGTTCCGGCAGAAGTGCCGCGAATACGCCAACGAGCAGATCGACCTGCAGCGCCGCGACTTCAAGCGCCTGGGCGTGATCGGCGACTGGGACAACCCCTACCGCACGCTGGACTTCCATTTCGAGGCCAACGAGATCCGCGCGCTGGCCCGGATCGTCGAGAACGGCCACCTGACCCGCGGCGTGAAGCCGGTGCACTGGTGCTTCGACTGCGGCTCGGCGCTGGCCGAGGCCGAGATCGAGTACGCCGACAAGCAGTCGCCGACGGTGGACGTGGCCTATCCTGCCCGCGACGGCGCGGCGCTGGCCGCCGCGTTCGGCGCGACCCTGCCGGAAGGCGCCGAGGTCGCGGTGCCGATCTGGACCACCACGCCGTGGACGCTGCCGGCCTCGCTGGCCGTGTCGCTGGGGCCGGAGCTGGTCTATGCGCTGGTCGAAGGCCCGGCCCGCGACGGTCGCCGCCGCTGGCTGGTGCTGGCCGATGCGCTGGCCGAGCGCGCGCTGCAGCGCTACGGGGTGGATGAGGTGGTGGTGCACGGCCGCGTCGCCGGCGCGGCGCTGGAACACCAGGTGCTGGCGCATCCGTTCTATGACGAGCGCGACGTCCCGGTGATCCTCGGTACCCACGTGTCCGACACCGACGGCACCGGTGCGGTGCACACCGCGCCCGGCCACGGCCAGGAGGACTACGCGGCGGTCAAGCCGTACGGGCTGCTGGAGCGCTACGGCGCCGCGCAGATCAACCCGGTGGACGCACGCGGCGTGTACCTCCCGTCGACCCCCGCGGCCGATGGCACGGAACTGGCCGGGCTGCACATCTGGAAGGCCAGCGACGTCATCGCCGACCTGCTGGCCGCGCGCGGGCTGCTGCTGGCGCGCGCCAGCATGGTCCACAGCTATCCGCATTGCTGGCGGCACAAGACCCCGATCGCGTTCCGCGCCACGCCGCAGTGGTTCATCTCGATGGAGCAGGCCAACCTGCGCGCCGACGCGCTCAAGGCGATCGAGGGCGTGCACTGGTACCCGACCTGGGGCCAGGCGCGCATCGCCGGCATGGTCGCCGGGCGCCCGGACTGGACGATCTCGCGCCAGCGCACCTGGGGCGTGCCGATCGCGCTGTTCGTGCATCGCGAGACCGGCGAGCCGCATCCGCGCAGCACCGAACTGATGCGCCAGGTCGCCGACCGGGTCGAGGAGGGCGGGGTGGACGTGTGGTACACGCTCGACGCCGCCGACCTGCTGGGCGAGGAGGCCGCCGACTACGACAAGATCACCGACATCCTCGACGTCTGGTTCGACTCCGGCGTCACCCACGAGGCGGTGCTGACCGAGCGCGGCCTGCCCAAGCCGGCCGACCTGTACCTGGAAGGTTCCGACCAGCACCGCGGCTGGTTCCAGTCCTCGCTGCTGACCGGCGTGGCGCTGGACCACGCGGCGCCGTACCGGCAGTGCCTGACCCACGGCTTCACCGTGGACGAGCATGGCCGCAAGATGTCCAAGTCGCTGGGCAACGGCATCGAGCCGCAGGACATCATGAAGACCCTGGGCGCGGACATCCTGCGCCTGTGGATCGCCTCGGCCGACTACAGCAACGAGATGTCGCTGTCGCAGGAGATCCTCAAGCGCAATGCCGACGCCTACCGGCGCCTGCGCAACACCGCGCGCTTCCTGCTCGGCAACCTGCATGGCTTCAATCCCGCCGTGCACCTGCGGCCGCTGCCGGAGCTGGTGGCGCTGGACCGCTGGATCGTGCACCGCGCCAACGAGGTGCAGGAGCAGATCAAGGCGGCCTACGCGCGCTACGACTTCGCCGCCATCGTGCAGGCGCTGCTGAACTTCTGCAGCGTGGACCTGGGCTCGCTGTACCTGGACGTGACCAAGGACCGGCTGTACACGATGGCCGAGGACTCGCTCGGCCGGCGTTCGGCGCAGACCGCGATGTTCCATGTGGCCGAGGCCTTCGTGCGCTGGATCGCGCCGATCCTGAGCTTCACCGCCGACGAGCTGTGGGGCTACCTGCCGGGCGCGCACCTGGGCAACGTGCTGTTCGCGACCTGGTACGAAGGCCTGGCGCCGTTGCCGGAGGACGCGGCGCTGAGCGCGGCCGACTTCGAGCAGCTGCTGGCGCTGCGCGAGCAGGTGGCCAAGGTGCTGGAGCCGATGCGCGGCAACGGCGTGATCGGCGCGGCGCTGGAGGCGGAGATCACCGTCGCCGCTGACGCCGCCACCGCGGCGAAGCTGCAGCCGCTGCAGGACGAACTGCGCTTCCTGTTCATCAGCGGCGACGTGGTGGTGCGCGAGGCCACGACCGACGAGATCTTCGTCAGCGCCCAGGCCACCGAGAAGCCCAAGTGCGTGCGCTGCTGGCACTACCGCGCCGACGTCGGCGCCGACCCGGCGCACCCGGAACTGTGCGGCCGCTGCGTCAGCAACATCGAAGGGCCGGGCGAGGAGCGCCACTGGTTCTGA
- the ispH gene encoding 4-hydroxy-3-methylbut-2-enyl diphosphate reductase — protein MDVLLANPRGFCAGVDRAIEIVKRAIETLGAPIYVRHEVVHNRFVVDDLKQRGAIFVEELDEVPDGNTVIFSAHGVAQAVRQEAERRGLKVFDATCPLVTKVHFEVARHCRAGRDVVLIGHAGHPEVEGTMGQWDRECGTGRIYLVEDIEQVATLDVQQPENLAYTTQTTLSVDDTRGIIEALRARYPAMQGPKNDDICYATQNRQDAVRDLAKECDLVLVVGSPNSSNSNRLSELARRDGVESYLIDGADEIDPAWIAGKRRVGLTAGASAPQVLVDGVIARLRELGADGVSELAGEPESMVFALPKELRLRLVD, from the coding sequence ATGGATGTCCTGCTCGCCAACCCCCGCGGCTTCTGCGCCGGCGTCGATCGCGCGATCGAGATCGTCAAGCGGGCCATCGAAACCCTGGGCGCGCCGATCTACGTGCGCCACGAGGTGGTGCACAACCGCTTCGTGGTCGACGACCTCAAGCAGCGCGGCGCGATCTTCGTCGAGGAACTGGACGAGGTGCCCGACGGCAACACGGTGATCTTCAGCGCTCACGGCGTGGCCCAGGCGGTGCGCCAGGAAGCCGAGCGGCGCGGGTTGAAGGTGTTCGACGCGACCTGCCCGCTGGTCACCAAGGTGCATTTCGAGGTGGCACGGCACTGCCGCGCCGGCCGCGACGTGGTGCTGATCGGCCATGCTGGCCATCCGGAGGTGGAAGGCACGATGGGGCAGTGGGACCGCGAATGCGGCACCGGCCGCATCTATCTGGTCGAGGACATCGAGCAGGTCGCCACGCTGGACGTGCAGCAGCCGGAGAACCTGGCCTACACCACCCAGACCACGCTGTCGGTGGACGACACCCGCGGCATCATCGAGGCGCTGCGCGCGCGCTACCCGGCGATGCAGGGGCCGAAGAACGACGACATCTGCTACGCCACCCAGAACCGCCAGGACGCGGTGCGCGACCTGGCCAAGGAGTGCGACCTGGTGCTGGTGGTCGGCTCGCCGAACAGCTCCAATTCCAACCGGCTCAGCGAGCTGGCGCGGCGCGACGGGGTGGAGTCCTACCTGATCGACGGTGCCGACGAGATCGATCCGGCCTGGATCGCCGGCAAGCGCCGCGTCGGCCTGACCGCCGGCGCCTCGGCGCCGCAGGTGCTGGTGGACGGGGTGATCGCGCGGCTGCGCGAACTCGGCGCCGACGGCGTGTCCGAACTGGCCGGCGAACCGGAATCGATGGTATTCGCCCTGCCCAAGGAACTGCGGCTGCGTTTGGTCGACTAG